The Syntrophorhabdaceae bacterium genome has a segment encoding these proteins:
- a CDS encoding substrate-binding domain-containing protein has protein sequence MKKITHAFIALIALVFVSSFLVVPSVDAQQKNIILATTTSTQDSGLLDVLIPIFEKKTGYFMKTIAVGSGQAMAMGQKGEADVLLVHSPAAEKKFVADGYGINRRLIMHNDFVIVGPAADPAKIKGIKSATEVFKKIAAAQSLFLSRGDNSGTHSKEKSIWKTAAVKYEGEKWYQQTGLGMGQTLNVASEKRAYTLADRGTYLALKKRLDLDILAEGDAILLNIYHVIEVNPVKFPKVNTPGGKAFADFMVSGETQGIIKTFGVEKFGSPLFFPDAGKKVEELGK, from the coding sequence ATGAAAAAAATAACACACGCATTTATCGCCCTCATTGCATTGGTTTTCGTATCATCGTTTCTGGTTGTACCATCCGTTGATGCGCAGCAGAAAAACATCATCCTGGCAACGACAACGAGCACGCAGGACTCGGGGCTCCTCGATGTCCTGATCCCCATCTTTGAGAAAAAGACCGGCTATTTCATGAAGACCATTGCCGTCGGTTCCGGGCAGGCCATGGCAATGGGCCAGAAGGGCGAGGCCGATGTCCTGCTCGTGCATTCCCCCGCTGCAGAAAAGAAATTTGTGGCAGATGGTTATGGCATTAACAGGCGGCTTATAATGCACAACGATTTTGTTATCGTCGGGCCGGCGGCAGACCCCGCAAAGATCAAGGGGATAAAGTCCGCGACAGAGGTTTTTAAGAAGATCGCCGCCGCACAGAGTCTTTTTCTTTCGAGAGGGGACAACTCCGGAACCCATTCAAAAGAGAAATCCATATGGAAGACAGCCGCGGTCAAATACGAAGGTGAAAAGTGGTATCAGCAGACCGGACTCGGCATGGGACAGACGCTGAATGTTGCCTCTGAGAAAAGGGCCTATACGCTCGCTGACAGGGGAACATACCTTGCCCTCAAGAAAAGGCTTGACCTCGACATACTGGCGGAAGGCGACGCGATCCTTCTCAATATCTATCATGTGATCGAGGTAAATCCGGTAAAATTCCCAAAGGTCAATACCCCCGGTGGAAAGGCATTTGCAGACTTCATGGTATCCGGGGAAACACAGGGCATCATCAAAACCTTTGGTGTGGAGAAGTTCGGTTCACCGCTTTTCTTCCCTGACGCCGGAAAGAAAGTTGAGGAGCTGGGGAAATAA
- a CDS encoding substrate-binding domain-containing protein, translating to MKYWVCIFLLVVSLTSPVLCQAESDKFILLSSTIGPIDSGIVGLLEDQFEKETGIRVRHVGAGTGAAMNIARKGNIDLVMVHAKSLEEKFVNEGFGTERTDLMYNDFVIVGPADDPAGIKGMGDAAAALKKIAGKGSLFVTRGDKSGTHVAEMTLWQKADVKPSGNWYVVYEKGSEGNMATLLYADQRKAYVVIDRATFLALKKDIKLPILVEGDKALLNYITLIPVNPKKFSKANYEGAIVFVKWLTAPDKGQAIIKDFGKGKYGSPLFFPNSKEWRRSQGMSQ from the coding sequence GTGAAATACTGGGTTTGCATCTTTTTGCTGGTCGTTTCATTAACAAGTCCCGTGTTGTGCCAGGCCGAAAGCGATAAGTTTATTTTACTGTCGAGCACAATAGGACCGATAGATTCCGGCATTGTGGGTCTCCTGGAGGACCAGTTCGAAAAAGAAACCGGAATACGGGTACGGCACGTTGGTGCAGGAACAGGGGCGGCAATGAATATCGCGCGGAAGGGCAATATCGACCTCGTGATGGTTCATGCCAAATCCCTGGAAGAAAAGTTCGTAAATGAAGGGTTTGGAACAGAGAGGACCGACCTGATGTATAACGACTTTGTTATTGTCGGCCCTGCCGATGACCCTGCCGGCATCAAGGGGATGGGCGATGCAGCGGCTGCACTGAAAAAGATTGCCGGAAAAGGATCGCTTTTTGTGACAAGAGGAGATAAATCAGGAACCCATGTCGCTGAGATGACCTTGTGGCAAAAGGCAGATGTAAAACCGTCCGGCAATTGGTATGTTGTGTATGAAAAAGGTTCGGAAGGAAACATGGCAACGCTTCTCTATGCTGACCAGAGAAAGGCTTATGTTGTCATTGACCGGGCAACCTTTCTTGCGCTGAAAAAAGATATCAAACTCCCTATACTGGTTGAAGGAGATAAGGCATTGCTGAATTACATCACTCTCATACCGGTCAATCCTAAAAAATTCAGCAAGGCAAATTACGAAGGCGCAATTGTATTTGTAAAGTGGCTTACCGCTCCGGATAAAGGACAGGCGATTATAAAGGATTTCGGGAAGGGCAAATACGGAAGTCCGCTCTTTTTCCCTAATTCAAAGGAGTGGAGAAGATCCCAGGGTATGAGTCAATAA
- a CDS encoding substrate-binding domain-containing protein: MEIISAKELASYLRINEKKLYRLVQESRIPHLKIGGKIAFTKELINRWILESTEREKVILIAGSDDHLLRKMIDIYNNEREGVIFYAPVGSINGLKILKKNAATMSCVHILDVEKRAYTLSYMDRYLSAEGYVVVQLFFREQGLFVKKGNPKGIGSLKDIAGNDVAYINRNQGSGTRLLFDFLIGEAKIAPDHIKGYDREVGSHIEAGLRVLGGNGDCAPGIRYIANILGLDFIPLFNERFDMVIPEDHFHSVQVKSFLSFFEQQRLVNSISDFTGYDVSNTGGILYPHA; this comes from the coding sequence ATGGAGATTATTTCAGCGAAAGAACTGGCAAGCTATTTGAGGATCAACGAAAAGAAGCTCTATAGGCTCGTTCAGGAATCCAGGATACCGCACCTGAAGATAGGCGGCAAGATAGCATTCACAAAGGAACTGATAAACCGATGGATTTTAGAAAGCACCGAGAGGGAAAAGGTGATTCTCATCGCCGGCAGCGACGACCATCTCCTTCGGAAGATGATCGACATCTATAACAACGAAAGGGAAGGAGTCATATTCTACGCACCCGTAGGCAGCATCAATGGGCTGAAGATACTCAAAAAAAATGCCGCAACCATGTCCTGCGTACATATCCTCGATGTCGAAAAAAGGGCATACACCCTTTCGTACATGGACCGCTATCTCTCGGCGGAGGGCTATGTGGTGGTCCAGCTCTTCTTCAGGGAGCAGGGGCTTTTTGTAAAGAAGGGAAACCCCAAAGGGATAGGCTCGCTGAAGGATATCGCTGGCAATGACGTAGCGTATATAAACAGAAACCAGGGCTCGGGAACAAGGCTGCTCTTCGATTTCCTTATAGGGGAAGCAAAGATTGCGCCGGATCACATCAAGGGGTATGACCGGGAGGTCGGATCCCACATCGAGGCCGGGCTGCGGGTCCTCGGAGGCAATGGCGACTGCGCGCCTGGCATACGCTACATTGCCAATATCCTTGGCCTCGATTTCATTCCCCTCTTTAACGAACGCTTTGACATGGTCATTCCTGAAGACCATTTTCACAGCGTTCAAGTGAAGTCCTTCCTCTCCTTTTTTGAGCAGCAGCGGCTTGTAAACAGCATAAGCGATTTTACAGGCTATGACGTGAGCAACACCGGCGGCATACTCTATCCCCACGCGTGA
- a CDS encoding 50S ribosomal protein L11 methyltransferase, translated as MQSKERQYRQRIEISVKKGSEELLPEEIYGECLSGGLWIEEARNKTVIKAYPEDAGVFQDLLKRSGIRVYEIKIVQERDQDYAELTKRYFQPISIEDVIVAAPWNKRRENKKTIIIEPGMAFGTGRHESTRIMIRLMKDTDIGEKEVLDLGCGSAILSLYAALKGAKRVTAVDNDKDAIESAKKNASLNDATNIRFICTGLENIKGAYDIVLANLDIRTFSDHAQHIMKLSKRGGTVIISGILGKDTKQALSLFHSLTLLRMEKKNSWRGFVLKRAESREQRAESREQRAESREQRAESREQRAESLILDTRYWEK; from the coding sequence ATGCAATCTAAGGAACGGCAATACAGGCAGCGCATAGAGATATCTGTTAAGAAGGGGTCTGAAGAATTGCTCCCCGAAGAGATCTACGGCGAGTGCCTGTCGGGTGGTCTCTGGATCGAGGAGGCAAGGAACAAGACCGTCATCAAGGCCTACCCGGAAGATGCGGGCGTTTTTCAGGATCTCCTCAAAAGATCAGGCATCAGGGTATACGAGATAAAGATCGTGCAGGAGAGGGACCAGGATTATGCGGAACTGACAAAAAGATATTTTCAGCCGATCAGTATAGAGGATGTCATTGTTGCTGCGCCATGGAACAAGCGCAGGGAAAATAAGAAGACGATTATCATTGAGCCGGGCATGGCCTTCGGGACAGGGAGGCACGAATCAACAAGGATCATGATAAGGCTGATGAAAGATACGGATATAGGAGAAAAAGAGGTCCTCGACCTCGGATGCGGCTCGGCGATACTCTCCCTCTATGCGGCCCTCAAAGGCGCGAAAAGGGTTACCGCCGTAGACAATGACAAAGACGCAATAGAATCAGCGAAAAAGAATGCGTCGCTCAACGATGCAACGAACATCCGTTTTATCTGCACGGGATTGGAGAATATAAAAGGCGCGTATGATATCGTTCTTGCAAACCTCGACATCAGGACATTTTCAGATCACGCGCAGCATATTATGAAACTATCGAAGCGCGGAGGCACCGTCATCATCTCCGGCATACTGGGAAAGGACACAAAGCAAGCCCTTTCGCTTTTTCATTCTCTGACGTTATTGAGGATGGAGAAGAAAAACTCCTGGCGGGGATTTGTCCTGAAGAGAGCAGAGAGCAGAGAGCAGAGAGCAGAGAGCAGAGAGCAGAGAGCAGAGAGCAGAGAGCAGAGAGCAGAGAGCAGAGAGCAGAGAGCAGAGAGCTTGATACTGGATACTCGATACTGGGAAAAATAG